A window of Miscanthus floridulus cultivar M001 chromosome 12, ASM1932011v1, whole genome shotgun sequence genomic DNA:
gagcggtgagcagggttcccacgagcctcggtcgcggggtcagagtaggaagcaatgttttgggccaggccttccgattggagagaccgtTTGGAGGCGactggtgcctgaagcgagtgctctggtcggagaggtgggccggagaagttgatgagcgggcgcttgttcttttgggtagaccttccggtcggtgactggatTGCCCTTCCggcccgttgtgttttagactcttgggccggcccatgaactacatgttgttttcctgggccgagcccgggcgtggaagccggtccccgagggaccccgggtttatgaacccgacatcttgggtcttctcttgtgcttctaatgtcttgcttatggtgttgatcatcggatcatcacattgccttcgtccaagtcacatcttacaccctattgaactacaaaacaatcacttgcaaattcattagtccaatttggttgtgttggtcatcaaacaccaaaatccaaagtaaatgggcctagggtccatttttcttacaaggGGGTTTTCAGGTTTGAAAGATCAATAATGGTTGGTTGGACTGCCGTTTATTTCTGGCTGAATTAGCATTGTGATTTCGGGCTGGTCCCACTCCCAtgaatatttttttagaaaagggttggatttttttctcgaatacgtaaaagatttgtgtatcattgtattaagaagagtTTAAAGAAACATACAACGCGCTTCTATCGAGCGTCGAAGGGGGTCGACCTAACACAGCTAAAGCTGGACCATCCTAGCAAAAGACCTCAtatttcgatattacataaaaggaAACTACCAATATTGACATAGCTTTGTGGCCTAGGAGATGGCCTTGCGTCTTTGTGGCTGCCTAGACGGTGCCTTTCCAACAGCCAGGAAGAGCTCGTCCAACGCCTCGGCTTTGGACGCAGTCAGGTTGCCGTCGAAGAGCCTGTCAAAGGCCTCCAACTCCAAAGTGAGATGGCGCAGATGGACCCCTAGTGTAGCACATACGCTGCATGATTAGCACCTCACCTCGCTTGGAAGCTAGCACTCAAGAGAGGCCCTAAGCCACCAACCGCCTGCTCCACCATGGTAGTACCAGCTTAGCAGGAGGCTACTTGGGAGGCTCGTAAATCAGCGGAGAGCTCCTCTTATGCGTGACATTGTTGATGAAGCTATCAAGGCGTTGTTTGGCAGAGTCGTCGTTGTCCACAGCTTGGTGGGTAACCCCTGGTGGTAAATTAGAAGGGCCATCCACCGTGAGGTCGACCACATGTGTCTTCAGCGAGTCCACTGCCCACTGAATGGGGCGTGGAGGTGGTGTCCGCAGCACACAGGAGGCTACTGCATCCTCTAACTGGGGGCCGCCACTGCCGGTGCCTTATCTAGAAGCTGGAGGGTCACCGAAGTTGATGGGAGGTGCTCAAGGAAAGGCCACGCGATGATCTGACTGCCGATGAGCGAGGCTGCGAACTCCTCAACCATCGGGTTCTCTGAGATATCATGATCCTGCATGGCGCTCGGGTACAATGTGAGCGTCAACGGGGCGGGTTCAACCATGCCCGTCATGTTGGTCAGCCCACCGTGCCTTGCCTTAGTTCCAGCAGCGGCCGAGGTGAAGTCCGATGCCATTTGGGCGTCTCCTGTCGACAACCCGTGACTGTCGGTGGCGACACTCGTTGCCGCAGCGGTATCGTCCCCCTTCAGTTGGTGCTGATGTCTCCGACGCCTCTGCCGTCTGCCTACGCCCACCATTGTAGTGCGTGGTCGCACCTGGCACAACAGCTGATGCACCCGGCATAGCCCCAGCCACGCTCGATGTGTCTCCCTGAGTACTTGGCCGGTTGCCCAAGATACGCTCCTAGACAGGGCGTTGTTGCCGACCTTCTAGGGCACCAACTGTGCCAGAGTCAGAAGGAGGCACCTTCTGCCGCTGCTTACAGTCCTACGTGAGGTGTCGGAACCCCTTACATCAGAGGCAGTGTGGAGGCAGCTTGCAGGTTGCCACCCTGTGCACGATGGAGAGACAGTTGAAGCACTTCCCACGTAGATCCGCTAGATAGCGGGTAGGAGGCCGCTGGTTCGCTGATGCGGCACGGGCGGGGCGTGCCCCTCTAGCACCGCTTAACGACCCCTGCAACAAGACCTCACGCCAGTCGTCGGCGTTCAGAGTAGAGATGCACTGGCGTGTGGAGCCTCGTCCGTGACGTTCGAGGCGCTGTCGGGCAGGGACATGGCCGTCCATGGGCCAAGCAGGCAGGCTGTGCACTAGCTGGGGGTGCGTCGTGGCCGGCGAGTCCTACGGTTGCGCCGCTCGTGCACAACACCAGCATCAGCAGCACTGTCGTGCGCACCTCCTACGACGTTGGCTAGTCGGGCCCCATCGGCCAGGGGCGCTTGCCCCGCTCAGTAGCAGCGTTGCCATGAGTGAGGCGTGGCTTGGCACGCTCCAACAAAGGCAACTTCCGAAGATGTGACCCCTGGCGGACTACGTCGAGGTAGGAGGTTGGGGAGGTGACCGGCGGCCTCTCCGCGTCAGAATCGTTAAGGTCCTCATCTGCCCAATGACGAGCCTTGGAACGCCCCATCGATCCGTGCCTAAGGTGGAAGGGGGAGGCGAGGGGGGACAGAGAGGACGACGGGCTGGGCGCAGGGGGGGTGCACGAGGAAGATGTCAAGCCCCGATGTTGGATGACGTCGCTGCGGCGAACTGGGCGCCTAGGTGTCCTCGACGAGAACCAGTGACTCGTCCTCCACCAGCCATGATTCGGGCTGGGCGGCGGCTGCCCCCAGTGGCGGTGGGGGGCACCGGATCTGGCTCCCCTGTAGGGCTGCGGGGAGCTCATGTCGACGGTGACTGCCCCCGGCGGCAGAGGGAGCATGGGCTGCGGCATCAGCTCTGTAGAGGAAGGAGCAGGCTCCACAGGCGATGTCGGCAGCGGCGCGGCCTCCCCGTGAACAGCCGAGGTGCCTGCACCCGGCCCAGCGGCCTTAGCGTGCTTGCCGGCTGTGGCGGTGATGGCCACGGCAGCAACAGCCTCTAGCGGCGTCAAAGGGGGCGAAGTGGGTGGGGTGACGCCAGATCGGGGCCCTGGCAAGGCTACGCGGAGCCCGCGGGCACAGCACCGGCGGGGGAACCCGTTTGGGCCGGCACGGGGTTCGGCGCAGGTGGCGGATCCTCCGCGCACGGCCTTGGGGCGTCCACGGCTGGCTCAGGCGGTGGATGGGGCGGTGGGGCGCCGATGGATGAGGTTCCCGCGGTGGCGACGTCCGTCCCATGTGGCTGCGGGACGCCGGAGGAGCAGCCCGACGCGGATGGCGGCGGCGGTCGCCCGGCGCACTCGAGCACACCCGCGCGTGGGCGAGGAGAGGAGGGTGGCGCGGCCGTGGAGGCAAGTTCTGGCTCAGCCGGTGTCGAGGATGGGGCGGCTGTCATGATCGGCGCTCGCCTGAGCGACGAGGGCGCGGCTGGCGCACCATTGTCGGCTGTCGTGCGCGGAGGGTGAAGGACTGGCGTGGACGAAGGTAGGGGGCTGGTGGGGGAGGGggagggtggcggcggcggcggagcggcgACAGCTGAAGCGGCGGCGGCATCAGGGTGAAAACCTAATGGGCCGCGCAGCCCATCCTGACTGAGACGAATTAAAAGAACCCTCCCTTTGGTATGACATATTGCTTCGAAAAGGGTTGGATTTTATTAATATATGAAAATAAATGTGCAGGGTACTGGTACCTGACAAAGATATAGCTAGTTGCGGTATGtaatggccctgtttggatactctagcacagctagaggttagagttagtttctagctcaggactagccctgaactaactctagcctaagagatgtttggatacaagggttaaaatgataataaatgtgctttccaaATCATTGGTGCGGGTAAAAGTAGAGATaaaacagtggaccccacctcaaatagccccaactagcccaaataatca
This region includes:
- the LOC136496281 gene encoding lysine-rich arabinogalactan protein 19-like, encoding MTAAPSSTPAEPELASTAAPPSSPRPRAGVLECAGRPPPPSASGCSSGVPQPHGTDVATAGTSSIGAPPPHPPPEPAVDAPRPCAEDPPPAPNPVPAQTGSPAGAVPAGSA